From the Conger conger chromosome 14, fConCon1.1, whole genome shotgun sequence genome, one window contains:
- the LOC133109989 gene encoding uncharacterized protein LOC133109989 has translation MGCCSVTQRHTGTDEVGPDEIELLQIDNGGVWGLGEVKPQLSLKDGSEEEQHRHSSFLQPLSDESQNPEPIPAKVVQCRHSQAVLWGKSREHLHQRIYFEPIRAWEGQPAYAYGEILWSSLVHIHSPYTQENNERYMVLFSFHLLMLALDASRHEFVYEGVLPLSGLSVRAILQDGSTSDLMFEISSPMVDSKMVVCASPGDMRKWVDCIQERRHKAVTQQLSPSHSALSYLVPCDEGWKKEELKQHLLRAPIWHWEGTPIQHMGSISHLSLVHIVNAQRPGSRERLLVLFPHDLLLLSVDSQCISVTYEGRLPRKSITAVERAASPRRQEFELTGDLMEPLLVSCTCPGDYESWIFHLQQPEKHSSPVSNQPAPPLMPKKSQKRANASQIAM, from the exons ATGGGATGCTGCAGcgtgacacagagacacacaggaacTGATGAGGTCGGCCCGGACGAGATCGAGCTGCTGCAGATCGACAACGGCGG ggtgtggggtttgggagAGGTGAAGCCGCAGCTGTCTCTGAAGGACGGCTCAGAGGAAGAGCAACACCGGCACAGCTCGTTCCTACAGCCGCTCTCAGACGAG TCACAGAATCCAGAACCCATTCCTGCAAAAGTAGTACAATGTCGCCATTCACAG GCTGTGCTCTGGGGTAAGTCAAGGGAGCACCTGCACCAGCGCATCTATTTTGAGCCAATCAGGGCTTGGGAGGGGCAGCCGGCGTATGCGTACGGAGAAATCCTGTGGTCTTCCCTGGTGCATAtccacagcccctacacacag GAGAACAATGAGAGATACATGGTACTCTTTTCCTTTCATCTGCTGATGCTGGCCCTGGATGCCTCCAGACATGAGTTTGTTTATGAG GGTGTACTGCCACTCTCAGGGTTGTCGGTACGAGCGATATTACAGGACGGAAGCACCTCAGACCTCATGTTTGAGATCAGCA GCCCCATGGTGGACTCTAAGATGGTGGTCTGTGCCAGCCCAGGAGACATGAGGAAATGGGTGGACTGCATCCAGGAGAGGAGGCACAAGGCCGTGACACAGCAGCTTAGCCCCTCCCACAGTGCCCTGTCCTACCTG GTGCCGTGTGACGAGGGCTGGAAGAAGGAGGAGCTGAAACAGCACTTACTGCGGGCTCCCATCTGGCACTGGGAGGGCACCCCCATCCAGCACATGGGCTCCATCAGCCATCTGTCACTGGTCCACATCGTCAACGCTCAGAGACCG GGGTCTCGAGAACGTCTGCTGGTGCTGTTCCCTCATGACCTTCTCCTCCTATCTGTGGACTCTCAGTGCATCTCTGTGACCTATGAG GGCCGACTGCCGCGAAAGAGCATCACAGCCGTGGAGAGGGCCGCCTCCCCTCGAAGGCAGGAGTTTGAGCTGACag GTGACCTCATGGAGCCTCTGCTAGTGTCATGCACCTGTCCTGGAGACTACGAGAGCTGGATTTTCCACTTGCAGCAG CCAGAAAAGCATTCCAGCCCTGTCTCAAACCAGCCTGCTCCACCGCTTATGCCCAAGAAATCACAGAAACGAGCAAACGCATCACAGATCGCCATGTGA